From one Pseudactinotalea sp. HY158 genomic stretch:
- a CDS encoding cell division protein CrgA encodes MPKSKPRKKSTYTPPPASTEAVPNPVWWVPVMVTLGLVGLAWIVATYVFNGQYPVPGIGNWNLGIGFALVFAGFIMTMRWR; translated from the coding sequence ATGCCCAAATCGAAGCCCCGCAAGAAGTCGACCTACACGCCGCCACCGGCATCGACCGAGGCCGTACCGAATCCGGTCTGGTGGGTTCCGGTCATGGTCACGCTCGGCCTCGTCGGCCTGGCCTGGATCGTCGCGACCTACGTGTTCAACGGTCAATACCCCGTCCCCGGCATCGGCAACTGGAACCTGGGCATCGGCTTCGCCCTCGTGTTCGCCGGGTTCATCATGACCATGCGCTGGCGCTGA
- a CDS encoding peptidylprolyl isomerase, whose product MDAIFHTSEGDIVVELLPNHAPKTVQNFVELARGDRSWTHPGTGVESTEPLYDGTIFHRIIPNFMIQGGDPLGSGTGGPGYTFDDEIHPELDFTQPYILAMANAGKRMGKGTNGSQFFITTAPTTWLQGKHTIFGKVKDQASTAVVDTIGNAATGRNDRPVQDIVINSIEIVD is encoded by the coding sequence ATGGACGCTATCTTTCACACTTCCGAAGGCGACATCGTCGTCGAGCTGCTGCCCAACCACGCCCCCAAGACGGTGCAGAACTTCGTCGAGCTGGCGCGCGGTGACCGCAGCTGGACCCACCCCGGAACCGGTGTGGAGAGCACCGAGCCGCTCTACGACGGCACGATCTTCCATCGCATCATCCCGAACTTCATGATCCAGGGCGGCGACCCGCTCGGCTCCGGCACCGGCGGCCCCGGCTACACCTTCGACGACGAGATCCACCCCGAGCTCGACTTCACCCAGCCGTACATCCTCGCCATGGCGAATGCCGGCAAGCGGATGGGCAAGGGCACGAACGGCTCCCAGTTCTTCATCACCACCGCACCGACCACGTGGCTGCAGGGCAAGCACACCATCTTCGGCAAGGTGAAGGACCAGGCCTCGACGGCCGTCGTCGACACGATCGGCAACGCCGCCACGGGACGCAACGACCGCCCCGTGCAGGACATCGTCATCAACTCGATCGAGATCGTCGACTGA
- a CDS encoding rhomboid family intramembrane serine protease has protein sequence MRAAQKQVPAQRTVLGGRITPSRHPVVTQVIIGINVALFLLGYVVPGLTWNLMFAPVVGETEPWRIVTSGFLHAGIFHIAFNMYALWIVGPFLEKMLGRWRFIALYLLSLIGGSLAVVVFSAGPSADSWYQGVVGASGAVFGLFGAIALVLRKTGRNAQQILVVIGINVVISFVIAGISWQAHVGGLITGGVLGLLFTKLPRERQHVGGVIGVVAVAAALVAGFVAMYAVK, from the coding sequence GTGCGCGCCGCCCAGAAGCAGGTGCCGGCCCAGCGCACGGTGCTCGGCGGCCGGATCACGCCGAGCCGTCACCCCGTGGTCACCCAGGTGATCATCGGGATCAACGTGGCCCTGTTCCTGCTCGGCTACGTCGTTCCCGGCCTCACATGGAACCTGATGTTCGCGCCCGTGGTCGGCGAGACCGAGCCCTGGCGGATCGTCACGAGCGGGTTCCTGCACGCGGGCATCTTCCACATCGCGTTCAACATGTACGCGCTGTGGATCGTGGGCCCGTTCCTGGAGAAGATGCTCGGGCGCTGGCGGTTCATCGCCCTGTACCTCCTCAGCCTCATCGGCGGCAGCCTCGCGGTCGTGGTCTTCTCGGCGGGCCCCTCGGCAGACAGCTGGTATCAGGGCGTCGTCGGCGCCTCCGGGGCCGTGTTCGGGCTGTTCGGGGCGATCGCGCTCGTGCTGCGCAAGACCGGGCGCAATGCCCAACAGATCCTCGTGGTCATCGGGATCAACGTGGTGATCTCCTTCGTGATCGCGGGGATCTCCTGGCAGGCGCACGTCGGTGGCCTCATCACCGGTGGCGTGCTCGGGCTCCTGTTCACCAAGCTGCCGCGCGAGCGTCAGCACGTCGGCGGCGTCATCGGTGTCGTCGCCGTCGCGGCCGCCCTCGTCGCGGGCTTCGTCGCGATGTACGCCGTGAAGTAG